One window of the Anaeromyxobacter dehalogenans 2CP-C genome contains the following:
- the priA gene encoding replication restart helicase PriA gives MLVEVAVAAAVRGTFTYRVPSSLASEVALGQRVAVPFGRSRRATGYVVGFPAAPPEGFELRDVVEVLDPFPPFTPKLVELLRWAEEYYLVPPGELLRAALPPGLNARRGAPAPARRGVEYAAPAPDAAASLGALGRAAAQRAVLEYLLARGRIPVEELRAAFPRGRPALSALAKRGLVTLETETPVATAGVLPASAAAPAALTPAQAAALAEIDAAAGTFQAFLLHGVTGSGKTEVYLQAIARARAAGRGALVLVPEIALTPQLSGRFRARFGDDVALLHSGLSDAERHAEWLRLRRGEARICVGVRSAIFAPVQDLAVLVVDEEHDGSFKQEDGPPYHARDLAVVRAKREDAVLILGSATPSLETLENARRGRYRKLDLPARVDDRPMPEVELVDLSKLRRAGVSGLPGLLSPRLAAALEDTLAAGQQAILFLNRRGYETLVVCEVCGAEAGCPDCSVSLTHHARRGVLMCHYCGRTEPMSGRCAACGGVRFGVGVGTEQVEEAVRALLPRARVARLDRDVVSSADDTAAVLARFARRDADVLVGTQMVTKGHDFPGVTLVGVVLADTALALPDFRAAERTFQLLTQVAGRAGRGAEAGRVIVQTFNPATPAVALAATHDYAAFAEGELERRRAFGYPPFGRMMAARVEGTEDGARRTAEALARAARPALAGEVAMLGPAPAAIERIRGKSRWHLLFRAPSPPSLFRVHAALARVAQRPPGGAAIRFDMDPYSML, from the coding sequence GTGCTCGTCGAGGTCGCCGTCGCCGCCGCGGTCCGCGGCACCTTCACCTACCGCGTGCCCTCCTCGCTCGCGTCCGAGGTGGCGCTGGGCCAGCGCGTGGCGGTGCCGTTCGGGAGGAGCCGGCGTGCGACGGGCTACGTGGTCGGCTTCCCGGCCGCGCCGCCGGAGGGCTTCGAGCTGCGCGACGTGGTCGAGGTGCTCGACCCGTTCCCGCCGTTCACGCCCAAGCTGGTGGAGCTGCTGCGCTGGGCCGAGGAGTACTACCTCGTGCCGCCCGGCGAGCTGCTGCGGGCCGCGCTGCCGCCCGGCCTGAACGCGCGTCGCGGGGCGCCGGCCCCGGCCCGGCGCGGGGTGGAGTACGCCGCCCCCGCGCCCGACGCGGCCGCGTCGCTCGGCGCCCTGGGCCGGGCCGCCGCGCAGCGCGCCGTCCTCGAGTACCTGCTCGCGCGCGGCCGCATCCCGGTGGAGGAGCTGCGCGCCGCGTTCCCCCGCGGCCGCCCCGCCCTCTCCGCGCTCGCGAAGCGCGGGCTGGTGACGCTCGAGACCGAGACGCCCGTCGCGACCGCGGGCGTGCTCCCGGCGAGCGCGGCCGCGCCCGCGGCGCTCACCCCGGCGCAGGCCGCGGCGCTGGCGGAGATCGACGCGGCCGCCGGGACGTTCCAGGCGTTCCTGCTCCACGGCGTCACCGGCTCGGGCAAGACCGAGGTGTACCTGCAGGCCATCGCCCGGGCGCGCGCCGCGGGCCGCGGCGCGCTGGTGCTGGTCCCCGAGATCGCGCTCACCCCGCAGCTCTCCGGCCGGTTCCGCGCGCGCTTCGGCGACGACGTGGCGCTGCTGCACTCCGGGCTGTCGGACGCCGAGCGCCACGCCGAGTGGCTCCGCCTGCGCCGCGGCGAGGCGCGGATCTGCGTGGGCGTCCGGAGCGCCATCTTCGCGCCGGTGCAGGACCTGGCGGTGCTGGTGGTGGACGAGGAGCACGACGGCAGCTTCAAGCAGGAGGACGGCCCGCCGTACCACGCGCGCGATCTCGCGGTGGTGCGCGCCAAGCGCGAGGACGCGGTGCTGATCCTGGGCTCGGCCACCCCGTCGCTGGAGACGCTCGAGAACGCGCGGCGCGGCCGCTACCGCAAGCTCGACCTCCCCGCCCGCGTGGACGACCGGCCCATGCCCGAGGTGGAGCTGGTGGACCTGTCGAAGCTGCGGCGCGCCGGCGTGTCCGGGCTGCCCGGCCTGCTCTCGCCGCGGCTCGCCGCCGCGCTCGAGGACACCCTCGCCGCCGGCCAGCAGGCCATCCTGTTCCTCAACCGCCGCGGCTACGAGACGCTGGTGGTGTGCGAGGTGTGCGGCGCCGAGGCCGGCTGCCCGGACTGCTCGGTGTCGCTCACCCACCACGCGCGCCGCGGCGTGCTCATGTGCCACTACTGCGGACGGACCGAGCCCATGAGCGGGCGCTGCGCGGCGTGCGGCGGGGTGCGCTTCGGCGTGGGCGTCGGCACCGAGCAGGTGGAGGAGGCGGTGCGCGCGCTCCTGCCGCGGGCGCGGGTGGCCCGGCTCGACCGCGACGTGGTCTCGAGCGCCGACGACACCGCGGCGGTGCTGGCGCGGTTCGCGCGCCGAGACGCCGACGTGCTGGTGGGCACGCAGATGGTGACGAAGGGGCACGACTTCCCGGGCGTCACCCTGGTCGGCGTGGTGCTCGCCGACACCGCGCTCGCGCTGCCGGACTTCCGCGCCGCCGAGCGCACCTTCCAGCTCCTCACCCAGGTGGCCGGGCGCGCCGGACGCGGGGCCGAGGCCGGGCGGGTGATCGTGCAGACGTTCAACCCGGCCACCCCGGCGGTCGCGCTCGCCGCCACCCACGACTACGCCGCGTTCGCCGAGGGTGAGCTGGAGCGGCGCCGCGCCTTCGGCTACCCGCCGTTCGGGCGGATGATGGCGGCGCGGGTCGAGGGGACCGAGGACGGCGCGCGCCGGACGGCCGAGGCGCTGGCGCGGGCGGCCCGGCCGGCCCTGGCCGGCGAGGTGGCCATGCTCGGCCCGGCGCCCGCCGCCATCGAGCGGATCCGCGGGAAGAGCCGCTGGCACCTGCTGTTCCGCGCGCCCTCGCCGCCGTCGCTGTTCCGGGTCCACGCCGCGCTGGCGCGGGTGGCGCAGCGGCCGCCCGGCGGCGCCGCGATCCGCTTCGACATGGATCCGTACTCGATGTTGTAG
- a CDS encoding YqiA/YcfP family alpha/beta fold hydrolase: MLLYLHGFASGPSSTKATTLAARFAGIGVPVDVPDLTPGEDGFERSSPSSMLAVAERRLAEAAPPHAVIGSSLGGYLAAVAASRDPSIERLVLMAPAFRLFERWSRRLGPAELEGWRARGLEVDHFASGRKRRLGWQFFEDAQGWPAFPEVRVPTLCIAGRRDETIPLEDVAAFVARTPGARLVEVDDGHELTSSLDLIFEEARAFLRPVTGR; this comes from the coding sequence ATGCTCCTCTACCTGCACGGCTTCGCCTCGGGCCCGTCGTCCACGAAGGCGACCACGCTCGCCGCCCGCTTCGCCGGGATCGGCGTCCCGGTGGACGTGCCGGATCTCACGCCGGGCGAGGACGGCTTCGAGCGCTCCTCGCCGTCCTCCATGCTGGCGGTGGCGGAGCGGCGGCTCGCGGAGGCGGCGCCGCCGCACGCGGTCATCGGCAGCTCGCTGGGCGGCTACCTCGCGGCGGTGGCGGCCTCGCGCGATCCGTCCATCGAGCGGCTGGTGCTGATGGCCCCGGCGTTCCGGCTGTTCGAGCGCTGGTCGCGCCGGCTCGGGCCGGCCGAGCTCGAGGGCTGGCGCGCGCGGGGGCTGGAGGTGGACCACTTCGCCTCCGGCCGGAAGCGGCGCCTCGGGTGGCAGTTCTTCGAGGACGCGCAGGGCTGGCCGGCGTTCCCCGAGGTGCGGGTGCCCACGCTCTGCATCGCCGGCCGCCGCGACGAGACCATCCCGCTCGAGGACGTGGCCGCGTTCGTCGCGCGCACCCCGGGCGCGCGCCTCGTCGAGGTGGACGACGGGCACGAGCTGACGAGCTCGCTCGACCTCATCTTCGAGGAGGCGCGGGCGTTCCTGCGGCCGGTGACCGGGCGGTAG
- a CDS encoding replication-associated recombination protein A has protein sequence MDLFDRAVADDPSGKPLAERMRPRRLEDFAGQEHVLGPGTALRRSIEADQVPSLILWGPPGTGKTTLARIVAQRTGADFVPFSAVLGGVKEIREIVAAARDRRRMHRKRTILFVDEIHRFTRAQQDAFLPHVEDGTITLIGATTENPSFEVNAALLSRCRVATLRALTEDEVAALLDRATAAPEGLAGAVALAPEARDTIARLSYGDARKALNALEVSAAAVRLAGRPAVEKADAEEALQARTVNYDKQGEEHYNVVSAFIKSLRGSDPDAAVYYMVRMLEAGEDPRFVLRRMVIFASEDVGNADPQALQVAVAALQAVELVGLPEGVLPMSQAAIYLALAPKSNAAIAAYGNARRLVRERGPLPVPLKLRNAPTKLMEGLGYGGGYRYPHNFEGHYVAEEYLPDALRGEQVVQLSESGLEKVLGERLRALREKAGK, from the coding sequence ATGGACCTCTTCGATCGCGCCGTGGCGGACGACCCGAGCGGCAAGCCGCTCGCCGAGCGGATGCGCCCCCGCCGCCTGGAGGATTTCGCCGGCCAGGAGCACGTCCTGGGCCCCGGCACCGCGCTGCGTCGCTCCATCGAGGCGGACCAGGTGCCGTCGCTCATCCTGTGGGGCCCGCCGGGCACCGGGAAGACCACGCTGGCGCGGATCGTGGCGCAGCGCACCGGCGCGGACTTCGTGCCGTTCAGCGCGGTGCTGGGCGGGGTGAAGGAGATCCGCGAGATCGTGGCGGCGGCGCGCGACCGGCGCCGCATGCACCGCAAGCGCACCATCCTGTTCGTGGACGAGATCCACCGCTTCACCCGCGCGCAGCAGGACGCGTTCCTGCCGCACGTGGAGGACGGGACCATCACGCTCATCGGCGCCACCACCGAGAACCCGTCGTTCGAGGTGAACGCGGCGCTCCTGTCGCGCTGCCGGGTGGCGACGCTGCGGGCGCTCACCGAGGACGAGGTGGCGGCGCTGCTCGACCGCGCCACGGCGGCGCCGGAGGGGCTGGCGGGCGCCGTCGCGCTCGCGCCGGAGGCGCGCGACACCATCGCCCGCCTGAGCTACGGCGACGCGCGCAAGGCGCTGAACGCGCTGGAGGTGTCGGCCGCGGCGGTGCGGCTCGCCGGCCGGCCGGCGGTGGAGAAGGCGGACGCGGAGGAGGCGCTGCAGGCGCGCACCGTCAACTACGACAAGCAGGGCGAGGAGCACTACAACGTCGTCTCCGCGTTCATCAAGTCGCTGCGCGGCTCGGACCCGGACGCCGCCGTCTACTACATGGTGCGGATGCTGGAGGCCGGCGAGGACCCGCGGTTCGTGCTCCGGCGCATGGTGATCTTCGCGTCCGAGGACGTGGGGAACGCGGACCCGCAGGCGCTCCAGGTGGCGGTGGCGGCGCTGCAGGCGGTCGAGCTGGTGGGGCTGCCCGAGGGCGTGCTGCCGATGAGCCAGGCCGCCATCTACCTCGCGCTCGCGCCCAAGTCGAACGCCGCCATCGCCGCGTACGGCAACGCGCGGCGGCTGGTGCGCGAGCGCGGGCCGCTGCCGGTGCCGCTCAAGCTCCGCAACGCGCCCACCAAGCTGATGGAGGGCCTCGGGTACGGCGGCGGGTACCGCTACCCGCACAACTTCGAGGGGCACTACGTGGCCGAGGAGTACCTGCCGGACGCGCTCCGCGGCGAGCAGGTGGTGCAGCTCTCCGAGAGCGGCCTGGAGAAGGTGCTGGGCGAGCGGCTCCGGGCGCTGCGCGAGAAGGCCGGGAAGTAG
- a CDS encoding NAD(+)/NADH kinase, translating into MDGHPCPVPKRVGIVHKVSSAEASETAVYVGQFLEGKGVEVLRDEQEVARSADLVVVLGGDGTLIHAAGLLDGRPVPILGVNMGSLGFMTEVPQSGMYAALEDVLAGRAALSERMKLRVHLHRGGSSERALDAEVLNDVVIAKGALSRMVELDTRCSGEYVTTYKADGIIVATPTGSTAYALAANGPIMYPTMRGVIIAPICPHMLTQRPLVVPDDEKIEILLVNDSEVYLTLDGQSGLKLERGDRVQVKQSYNRVLLVRNKSLDFFGILRAKLRWGER; encoded by the coding sequence ATGGACGGCCATCCGTGTCCCGTGCCGAAGCGCGTGGGGATCGTGCACAAGGTCTCGAGCGCCGAGGCGTCGGAGACGGCGGTGTACGTGGGGCAGTTCCTCGAGGGGAAGGGCGTCGAGGTGCTCCGCGACGAGCAGGAGGTGGCGCGCTCCGCCGACCTCGTGGTGGTGCTCGGCGGCGACGGCACGCTCATCCACGCCGCCGGCCTGCTCGACGGCCGCCCGGTGCCCATCCTCGGCGTGAACATGGGGAGCCTCGGCTTCATGACCGAGGTCCCGCAGAGCGGCATGTACGCGGCGCTCGAGGACGTGCTGGCCGGCCGCGCCGCGCTGTCCGAGCGCATGAAGCTGCGCGTCCACCTGCACCGCGGCGGCAGCTCCGAGCGCGCGCTCGACGCCGAGGTGCTGAACGACGTGGTGATCGCGAAGGGCGCGCTGTCGCGCATGGTCGAGCTCGACACCCGCTGCTCCGGCGAGTACGTCACGACCTACAAGGCGGACGGCATCATCGTCGCGACGCCCACCGGCTCCACCGCCTACGCGCTCGCGGCGAACGGGCCCATCATGTACCCCACCATGCGCGGCGTGATCATCGCGCCGATCTGCCCGCACATGCTCACGCAGCGGCCGCTGGTGGTGCCGGACGACGAGAAGATCGAGATCCTGCTCGTGAACGACAGCGAGGTGTACCTGACGCTGGACGGGCAGAGCGGGCTGAAGCTCGAGCGCGGCGACCGCGTGCAGGTGAAGCAGTCCTACAACCGCGTGCTGCTGGTGCGGAACAAGTCGCTCGACTTCTTCGGGATCCTGCGGGCGAAGCTGCGCTGGGGCGAGCGCTGA
- the recN gene encoding DNA repair protein RecN — MLTTLRISGLAVVDAVEVRFGPGLNVLTGETGAGKSILVNALHLVLGGRMTADVLREGADEAVVEALFDLPAAHPVFGRLDAAGLPVRPEPGAASCELLVRRVAARGGRGRAFVNGALCTVSMLETALRGVVDISGQHEHVSLLDPSVHLELLDAFAGLDAISEGGAEPTLLRYRAAHAALAALVREREALAADEGERARRADYLAFQLRELESADPRPGELEALEDERRVLASAEKLREAARAAEALAYGEEGSASERVGQAARALAEASLLDRRLEAPLGLLRSAAVELEEAGRELGRYAETVGGDPERLAAVEDRHELLRALARKHGGTLEGAIARRDQMRGELARLQGGGERLAVVQTEIEQRGREAARLAAALSRARAEAAQAFAEAVRRELAGLAMGRCRLEVALLPPEAGVEVGGKLLGPAGAERAEILIAPNPGEPPRGLGRIASGGELSRLLLAVKRTISRRDPVATYVFDEVDAGIGGAVAEAMGRVLSDVSKGRQVICITHLPQVAAFADRHHRVEKRVAGGRTHTGVELLGEDAERRQEVARMMAGVTVTASALEHAAALMAAARQPAAPAAASERGRRAVPARAAARRVARAG, encoded by the coding sequence ATGCTCACGACGCTGCGCATCTCCGGCCTCGCCGTCGTCGACGCGGTGGAGGTCCGGTTCGGCCCCGGGCTGAACGTCCTCACCGGCGAGACCGGGGCCGGCAAGTCGATCCTGGTGAACGCGCTCCACCTCGTGCTGGGCGGCCGCATGACCGCGGACGTGCTGCGCGAGGGCGCGGACGAGGCGGTCGTCGAGGCGCTGTTCGACCTCCCCGCCGCGCACCCGGTGTTCGGCCGCCTCGACGCGGCCGGGCTCCCGGTCCGGCCCGAGCCGGGCGCGGCGAGCTGCGAGCTGCTGGTGCGGCGCGTGGCCGCGCGCGGCGGCCGCGGGCGCGCCTTCGTGAACGGCGCCCTGTGCACCGTCTCGATGCTGGAGACGGCGCTGCGGGGCGTGGTGGACATCTCCGGCCAGCACGAGCACGTGTCGCTGCTCGATCCCTCGGTGCACCTCGAGCTGCTCGACGCGTTCGCCGGCCTGGACGCGATCTCCGAAGGCGGCGCGGAACCGACCCTCCTCCGGTACCGCGCCGCGCACGCGGCGCTCGCCGCCCTCGTCCGCGAGCGGGAAGCGCTCGCCGCGGACGAGGGCGAGCGGGCGCGGCGGGCGGACTACCTCGCGTTCCAGCTCCGCGAGCTGGAGTCGGCCGATCCCAGGCCGGGCGAGCTGGAGGCGCTGGAGGACGAGCGGCGCGTGCTCGCCTCGGCCGAGAAGCTGCGCGAGGCGGCGCGGGCCGCCGAGGCGCTGGCGTACGGCGAGGAGGGGAGCGCCTCGGAGCGGGTGGGGCAGGCGGCGCGCGCGCTCGCCGAGGCGTCGCTGCTCGACCGCCGCCTGGAGGCGCCGCTCGGGCTGCTGCGCTCGGCGGCGGTGGAGCTGGAGGAGGCCGGGCGCGAGCTGGGGCGCTACGCCGAGACGGTGGGCGGCGACCCCGAGCGGCTGGCGGCGGTGGAGGACCGGCACGAGCTGCTGCGCGCGCTCGCGCGCAAGCACGGCGGCACGCTGGAGGGCGCCATCGCGCGCCGGGATCAGATGCGCGGGGAGCTGGCGCGGCTGCAGGGCGGCGGCGAGCGGCTCGCGGTGGTGCAAACGGAGATCGAGCAGCGCGGCCGCGAGGCGGCGCGCCTCGCCGCGGCGCTCTCCCGCGCGCGGGCCGAGGCGGCCCAGGCGTTCGCGGAGGCGGTGCGGCGCGAGCTCGCCGGGCTCGCCATGGGGCGCTGCCGGCTCGAGGTGGCGCTGCTGCCGCCGGAGGCCGGCGTCGAGGTCGGCGGCAAGCTGCTCGGCCCCGCCGGCGCGGAGCGCGCCGAGATCCTCATCGCCCCCAACCCCGGCGAGCCGCCGCGCGGGCTCGGCCGGATCGCCTCCGGCGGCGAGCTGTCGCGCCTGCTCCTCGCGGTGAAGCGGACCATCTCGCGCCGCGACCCGGTGGCCACGTACGTGTTCGACGAGGTGGACGCCGGCATCGGCGGCGCGGTGGCCGAGGCCATGGGCCGCGTGCTCTCCGACGTCTCGAAGGGGCGGCAGGTCATCTGCATCACGCACCTGCCGCAGGTGGCCGCGTTCGCCGATCGGCACCACCGCGTCGAGAAGCGTGTCGCCGGAGGGCGGACGCACACGGGGGTCGAGCTGCTCGGCGAGGACGCGGAGCGCCGGCAGGAGGTCGCCCGCATGATGGCCGGCGTGACCGTGACCGCCTCGGCGCTCGAGCACGCGGCCGCCCTCATGGCGGCCGCACGCCAGCCCGCTGCCCCGGCGGCGGCGTCCGAGCGCGGGCGGCGCGCCGTGCCCGCCCGGGCCGCGGCGCGCCGGGTGGCGCGGGCCGGCTGA
- a CDS encoding Stp1/IreP family PP2C-type Ser/Thr phosphatase yields the protein MASALTPQSAERYAPRVAATPVLTIAAHGVTDVGRRRDHNEDAFLVDPALGLYVVADGMGGHAGGGTASRLAVETIQESVRAARDGSPEVFEGANGVEDSRLPDLLREAVEAACARIFQTAQGDPGLAGMGTTVTAALIDGRVAFVAHVGDSRCYLLREGRIYQVSEDHSLVNEQLKAGTISADEAKHSRFKNIITRSVGFEAQVQVDLMGIELEGGDALVICCDGLSNLVDDDEILQIVDECPIDEAPARLVALANDRGGDDNITVIVIRAGLAPVMVG from the coding sequence ATGGCATCCGCGTTGACCCCCCAGTCTGCGGAAAGGTACGCTCCGCGCGTGGCGGCCACGCCTGTCCTGACGATCGCTGCCCACGGCGTCACGGACGTCGGCCGGCGGCGCGATCACAACGAGGACGCGTTCCTGGTCGATCCTGCGCTGGGGCTCTACGTGGTCGCCGACGGCATGGGCGGCCACGCGGGCGGCGGCACGGCGTCGCGCCTCGCGGTCGAGACCATCCAGGAGTCCGTCCGCGCCGCGCGCGACGGCTCGCCGGAGGTGTTCGAGGGGGCGAACGGGGTCGAGGACAGCCGGCTCCCGGACCTGCTGCGCGAGGCGGTCGAGGCGGCCTGCGCGCGGATCTTCCAGACGGCCCAGGGCGATCCCGGGCTCGCGGGGATGGGCACCACCGTCACCGCGGCGCTCATCGACGGCCGGGTGGCGTTCGTCGCGCACGTGGGCGACAGCCGCTGCTACCTGCTGCGCGAGGGGCGCATCTACCAGGTCTCCGAGGACCACTCGCTCGTCAACGAGCAGCTCAAGGCCGGCACCATCAGCGCCGACGAGGCGAAGCACAGCCGGTTCAAGAACATCATCACCCGTTCGGTGGGGTTCGAGGCGCAGGTCCAGGTCGATCTCATGGGCATCGAGCTCGAGGGCGGCGACGCGCTGGTGATCTGCTGCGACGGCCTCTCCAACCTGGTGGACGACGACGAGATCCTCCAGATCGTGGACGAATGCCCCATCGACGAGGCGCCGGCGCGCCTGGTCGCGCTCGCGAACGATCGAGGCGGCGACGACAACATCACCGTGATCGTGATCCGGGCCGGCCTCGCGCCGGTCATGGTCGGCTGA
- a CDS encoding M23 family metallopeptidase, giving the protein MAVPPKTQVFTVIVVSDHSQAIRKFRVPQKWLKKAAYGGGAVALVGLLALGHYLSLIGSSSENAVLKEENAQLRSQILLVQEKVAHISATLDRVERFDAKLRTAVTQLQDPERNLAIGPVGSAEGEPSIPGPAPAAEASIAALPGKLGSLETEASRQEQSLRELQEYFDDQRSLLASTPSIWPARGWVTSDFGTRIDPYTAERKMHQGLDIATPHGQPIYTPSDGTVVFSGTEGAYGKVLVLDHGYGVKTRYAHLSEIFVRLGDRVKRGDKVAAVGNTGRSTGPHLHYEVRVNGIPENPRKFILE; this is encoded by the coding sequence ATGGCGGTACCGCCCAAGACCCAGGTGTTCACGGTCATCGTGGTCTCCGACCACTCGCAGGCGATCCGCAAGTTCCGCGTCCCCCAGAAGTGGCTGAAGAAGGCGGCCTACGGCGGCGGCGCCGTCGCGCTGGTCGGGCTGCTCGCTCTCGGGCACTACCTGTCCCTCATCGGGTCATCCTCCGAGAACGCCGTCCTCAAGGAGGAGAACGCCCAGCTCCGCTCGCAGATCCTCCTGGTCCAGGAGAAGGTCGCCCACATCTCGGCCACGCTCGACCGGGTCGAGCGGTTCGACGCGAAGCTCCGCACCGCGGTGACGCAGCTCCAGGACCCCGAGCGGAACCTCGCCATCGGCCCGGTGGGCAGCGCCGAGGGCGAGCCTTCGATCCCGGGCCCCGCCCCCGCCGCCGAGGCGAGCATCGCCGCGCTGCCCGGGAAGCTGGGCTCGCTCGAGACCGAGGCCTCGCGCCAGGAGCAGAGCCTGCGCGAGCTGCAGGAGTACTTCGACGACCAGCGCTCGCTGCTCGCCTCCACGCCGTCGATCTGGCCGGCGCGCGGCTGGGTGACCTCCGACTTCGGCACCCGCATCGACCCGTACACGGCCGAGCGGAAGATGCACCAGGGCCTCGACATCGCCACCCCGCACGGCCAGCCCATCTACACGCCGTCGGACGGGACGGTGGTGTTCTCCGGGACCGAGGGCGCGTACGGCAAGGTGCTGGTCCTCGATCACGGCTACGGCGTGAAGACCCGCTACGCCCACCTCTCCGAGATCTTCGTCCGCCTGGGCGACCGCGTGAAGCGCGGCGACAAGGTGGCCGCCGTCGGCAACACCGGCCGCTCGACCGGCCCGCACCTGCACTACGAGGTGCGCGTGAACGGCATCCCGGAGAACCCGAGGAAGTTCATCCTCGAGTGA
- a CDS encoding NlpC/P60 family protein yields MARLAPLALAALALAACAGPARLGRPETSGGEGELGERLAARAASLAGERGAFRAGGERFNPDCSGFVQAVYQAEGIPLRRLMALASPRETSGAAAAYRAVRAYGIAFGGGGQWPVPGDLVFFHDTYDRDRDGRADDRFTHVGVVERVRGGTVVFLHRGGRAVVRAALTPGRPDVALAPDGTRLNSPIRDRRPPLRDGATLTGQLFAGYGRIDPARVPREIAHGAAR; encoded by the coding sequence GTGGCCCGCCTCGCTCCGCTCGCGCTCGCGGCGCTCGCGCTCGCCGCGTGCGCCGGCCCGGCCCGGCTCGGCCGGCCGGAGACCTCCGGCGGCGAGGGCGAGCTCGGCGAGCGCCTGGCCGCGCGGGCGGCGTCGCTCGCCGGCGAGCGCGGCGCGTTCCGGGCGGGCGGGGAGCGCTTCAACCCGGACTGCTCCGGGTTCGTGCAGGCCGTCTACCAGGCCGAGGGGATCCCGCTGCGCCGGCTCATGGCGCTCGCCTCGCCGCGCGAGACCTCCGGGGCCGCGGCCGCGTACCGGGCCGTCCGCGCGTACGGGATCGCCTTCGGCGGCGGCGGCCAGTGGCCGGTGCCCGGCGACCTCGTCTTCTTCCACGACACCTACGATCGCGATCGCGACGGCCGCGCCGACGACCGGTTCACGCACGTCGGCGTGGTGGAGCGCGTGCGCGGCGGCACGGTGGTGTTCCTCCACCGCGGCGGGCGCGCGGTGGTGCGGGCCGCGCTCACCCCGGGCCGGCCGGACGTCGCGCTCGCGCCCGACGGCACGCGCCTCAACAGCCCGATCCGCGATCGGCGTCCGCCGCTGCGCGACGGCGCGACGCTGACCGGGCAGCTCTTCGCCGGGTACGGGCGCATCGACCCGGCGCGCGTGCCGCGGGAGATCGCGCACGGCGCGGCGCGCTGA